From the genome of Ictalurus punctatus breed USDA103 chromosome 28, Coco_2.0, whole genome shotgun sequence, one region includes:
- the c1qbp gene encoding complement component 1 Q subcomponent-binding protein, mitochondrial translates to MLKSLTRAVSIAARLTNKAPSVSVCRATEPLVRSVLCAPTSATTRPFTRSIWLMCGNNGAASDRRAKLLGSKHTLPSCGCGGLHTEGDKAFVEFLSDEIKEEKKIQKSKTLPKMSGGWELELNGTEAKLTRFISGEKVTVTFNVNNSIPPNMEEEPEQGQKSEDNEPDVVSTPNFVIEVTKQGAKNSLVFDCHYPEDEIGHGEGEDESEIFTIREVSFQPEGDEDWKETSYTLNTDSLDWALYDHLMDFLADRGVDNTFADELIELSTALEHQEYIKFLEDLNGFIKCQ, encoded by the exons ATGTTGAAGTCTTTAACACGCGCTGTTAGCATCGCGGCTCGCCTTACGAACAAGGCCccgagtgtgtctgtgtgccgAGCCACTGAGCCGCTCGTCAGATCCGTGCTGTGCGCTCCGACCTCGGCCACGACCCGTCCGTTTACGCGCTCGATATGGTTGATGTGCGGCAACAACGGCGCGGCGTCCGACCGCAGAGCCAAACTGCTCGGTTCCAAACACACTCTTCCTTCCTGCGGCTGTGGAGGCCTTCATACAGAAG GTGACAAAGCGTTTGTAGAATTTCTCTCAGATGAAAtcaaagaggagaagaagatcCAGAAAAGCAAGACGCTCCCCAAGATGTCCGGAGGATGGGAGCTTGAGCTGAATGGCACCGAAGCAAAACTTACCCGATTCATCTCTGGAGAGAA AGTGACCGTCACATTCAACGTAAATAACAGCATTCCCCCAAACATGGAGGAAGAGCCAGAGCAGGGCCAGAAGTCTGAGGACAACGAG CCTGACGTCGTCTCCACACCTAACTTTGTGATTGAGGTGACTAAACAGGGGGCGAAGAATTCCCTGGTGTTCGATTGCCATTATCCAGAGGATGAG ATCGGCCATGGCGAAGGAGAGGACGAGAGCGAGATCTTCACCATCCGTGAAGTCAGTTTCCAGCCTGAAGGAGACGAGGACTGGAAGGAGACAAGCTACACCCTCAACACAGACTCTCTGGACTGG GCTCTTTATGACCATTTAATGGACTTCTTGGCTGATCGTGGTGTTGACAACACCTTTGCAGATGAGTTGATTGAGCTGAGCACAGCACTGGAGCATCAGGAGTACATCAAGTTCCTGGAGGACCTTAATGGTTTCATCAAATGCCAGTGA
- the znhit3 gene encoding zinc finger HIT domain-containing protein 3 (The RefSeq protein has 1 substitution, 1 non-frameshifting indel compared to this genomic sequence) yields MQICVVCSEKIPKYRCPVCRIRYCSLGCFKKHKSDDSCQPVKDVTPPAPCPASSQSAAEPWTVDYLLDENSQSDRVPLQKLQLLGESKDLKTLLQNPHLRNLMLTVDSAEDKSKAMKDAMQEPLFVELANQCLQIIEPTEIRDDDDDE; encoded by the exons ATGCAGATTTGTGTAGTGTGTAGCGAGAAAATTCCCAAATACAGATGTCCTGTGTGCAGAATAAGATA CTGTTCTTTAGGGTGCTTTAAGAAACACAAAAGTGATG ACTCGTGCCAGCCAGTGAAAGATGTCACACCTCCTGCACCATGTCCAGCTTCCAGTCAGAGTG CGGCAGAGCCCTGGACGGTTGATTACCTCCTGGATGAGGACAGTCAGTCTGACAGAGTTCCTCTGCAGAAACTTCAGCTATTAG GTGAATCAAAAGATCTGAAGACTCTGCTGCAGAATCCACACCTGAGGAATCTGATGCTGACTGTCGATTCAGCCGAGGATAAATCCAAAGCGATGAAGGACGCCATGCAGGAGCCGCTGTTTGTAGAGCTCGCCAACCAGTGCTTACAGATTATTGAGCCAACAGAAATAcgagatgatgatgacgacgatgaatAG
- the LOC108260099 gene encoding unconventional myosin-XIX translates to MANVKQNILFRTENASGDKTGGESVSFEEGGSTKRPGKVNGVTEQLHPRGKTLNDSIEGDVRAFLVNEAELHTYDDLTKVNPVTPTTVLKCLQARYSARVFYTHAGCTLVALNPFQPIPHLYSLDVMHEYHSASQPQDFKPHIFIVAEEAYRNVQGQVEPVDQSLVVSGESGAGKTWTSRCLMKYYATVATSSQKCQHTVERIERRVLDSNPIMEAFGNACTLRNNNSSRFGKYIQLQLNSSQLLVGASVQTYLLEKTRVTFQAPNERNFHIFYQMMKGATEEQRREWEMAHDHKFAWLPNAEKTLEEDCFQDTVEAMVSLGIDADKRAQIFRILAGLLQLGNVNFSPVPESEPCGLDQQSKGFLEKTAALLRVSAVELQECVSVRMLRAGKQSALLKPCSPSECVVRRDCLAKVIYGRLFDWLVGFINSSMCADDSKWCNFIGLLDVYGFECFLQNSLEQLCINYANEKLQQHFVAHYLKAQQEEYVSEGLQWSFIRYQDNQRCLELIEGNPTSIFSLLNEECRLNRASDAKQFRERLEKELSDNGSMSWDKFSKQPHFIVAHYAGKVGYQIEGMMEKNKDPVPPELLSLLQKSEDPLLQSLFADSDTEGNPRGHSKVVTVVSKFKNSLENLMKILHSTTPHYTRCIKPNPDCKPLTFMKEEVITQLEACGIVETIHISAAGFPIRVSYDNFIQRYGLIANTRLAQGAENGDQIALGTAVQDILNAVLRTNSPDPNPTPNDNAMVHCGKTKVFLTHVMLELLEEQRYRVRSQKAFSIQCCWRRYQCRQRAIRTKCATFIQAVVRAWLVRREVRRWRKAVTVIQNKWRSWRALMDSLAEAELDNAEDLQEEEDARSLLIQRGSVQLSGFPNPVAVSSWPLGLAMTFTPSVTVTLTTTGFHKVMSIMATLKIPFRNGEYKVETNQFNRGVASIRAQPQGSVKLHMQRSPLRYADMYPGSHTDEVTGFNQILLEKT, encoded by the exons ATGGCAAATGTCAAGCAGAACATTTTATTCAGGACTGAAAACGCGTCTGGAGACAAAACAGGTGGAGAATCTGTGAGTTTTGAAGAAGGTGGAAGTACAAAACGTCCTGGGAAG GTAAACGGAGTGACGGAGCAGCTCCATCCCCGCGGGAAGACTCTCAATGACTCAATAGAAGGAGATGTCAGAGCTTTTCTAGTAAACGAGGCTGAGCTCCACACCTACGATGACCTGACCAAAGTCAACCCTGTAACTCCAACCacag tgCTAAAATGCCTGCAGGCACGTTACAGTGCCAGAGTGTTTTACACGCATGCCGGCTGCACGCTAGTGGCACTGAACCCGTTCCAGCCCATTCCTCACCTTTACTCACTGGACGTGATGCACGAGTACCACTCAGCTTCCCAACCTCAG GACTTTAAGCCGCACATCTTCATCGTAGCCGAAGAGGCGTACAGGAACGTTCAGGGCCAAGTTGAACCCGTCGACCAATCACTAGTGGTCTCAGGGGAGAGTGGAGCTGGGAAG ACATGGACTTCACGCTGCCTCATGAAGTATTACGCCACAGTGGCTACCTCGTCACAGAAGTGCCAGCACACGGTGGAGAGGATCGAGAGGCGAGTGCTGGACTCGAACCCCATCATGGAAGCCTTTG GCAATGCTTGCACTTTacgcaacaacaacagcagccgCTTCGGAAAGTACATCCAGCTCCAGCTGAACAG TTCTCAGTTGCTGGTAGGAGCCTCGGTGCAAACGTATCTCCTAGAGAAGACCAGGGTGACCTTTCAAGCTCCTAACGAGAGGAATTTCCACATATTTTACCAG ATGATGAAGGGGGCCACAGAAGAACAGAGGAGAGAATGGGAGATGGCACATGACCATAAGTTTGCCTGGTTGCCAAATGCAGAAAAAACCTTAGAAG AGGATTGCTTCCAGGATACTGTTGAAGCCATGGTCAGCCTTGGCATTGATGCAGACAAGCGCGCACAGATTTTCAGG ATCCTGGCAGGACTTCTGCAGCTGGGGAATGTGAACTTCAGTCCTGTTCCTGAGTCTGAGCCCTGTGGCCTCGATCAGCAGTCCAAAG GTTTCCTAGAGAAGACGGCAGCTCTGTTGCGTGTGTCAGCAGTCGAGCTGCAGGAGTGTGTGAGCGTACGGATGCTGcgtgcaggaaagcagagtgccCTGCTCAAGCCCTGTTCACCGAGCGAGTGTGTTGTGCGCAGAGACTGTCTCGCTAAAGTCATCTACGGCCG ACTGTTTGATTGGTTGGTCGGCTTCATCAACAGCAGCATGTGCGCAGACGACTCCAAGTGGTGCAACTTCATTG GGCTTTTGGATGTGTATGGCTTTGAGTGTTTCCTGCAGAACAGCCTAGAGCAGCTGTGCATTAACTATGCCAACGAGAAGCTGCAGCAGCACTTTGTAGCTCACTATCTGAAGGCCCAACAGGAGGAATACGTGTCCGAGGGACTGCAGTGGTCCTTCATCCGCTACCAGGACAACCAGAGATGCCTGGAGCTGATTGAGGGAAATCCCACCAGCATCTTCTCTCTGCTTAACGAG gaGTGTCGTCTGAACAGAGCTTCCGATGCTAAGCAGTTCCGGGAGCGTCTAGAGAAGGAGCTCTCGGACAACGGCAGTATGAGCTGGGACAAGTTTAGCAAGCAACCCCATTTCATTGTGGCTCACTATGCAGGCAAAGTTGGCTACCAGATCGAGGGCATGATGGAGAAGAATAAg gatccaGTCCCACCTGAACTCCTCAGCTTGCTACAAAAGTCGGAGGATCCTCTGCTGCAGAGTCTCTTTGCAGACTCGGATACTGAAGGAAACCCTCGTGGCCACAGCAAAGTCGTCACGGTCGTCTCCAAATTCAAG AACTCCTTGGAGAATTTGATGAAGATCCTGCACAGCACCACTCCTCATTACACGCGCTGCATTAAACCCAACCCCGACTGCAAGCCGCTTACCTTCATGAAGGAAGAG GTGATCACACAGCTGGAGGCATGTGGAATAGTGGAGACCATCCACATCAGTGCTGCAGGTTTCCCTATCAG GGTTTCCTATGACAACTTTATCCAGCGTTACGGCTTGATCGCCAATACCAGACTGGCTCAAG GAGCTGAGAATGGGGATCAGATCGCTCTAGGCACCGCTGTACAGGACATTTTGAATGCTGTCCTGAGGACCAATTCTCCTGACCCTAACCCCACACCCAACGACAACGCaatggtgcattgtgggaagaCCAAAGTGTTCTTGACACATGTCATG TTGGAGCTATTGGAGGAGCAGAGGTACAGAGTGCGCTCTCAGAAGGCCTTCTCTATCCAATGCTGCTGGCGCAGGTACCAGTGCCGCCAGCGAGCCATCAGGACAAAGTGCGCCACTTTCATCCAAGCAG TGGTACGGGCCTGGCTGGTCAGGAGAGAGGTGAGGAGATGGCGCAAAGCTGTTACGGTCATCCAGAATAAATGGAGGTCTTGGAGG GCTTTGATGGACTCCCTGGCTGAGGCGGAGTTGGACAACGCTGAGGACCTGCAAGAGGAAGAAGATGCGCGCTCCTTGCTGATTCAGAGAGGTTCTGTGCAGCTCTCCGGTTTCCCCAATCCTGTTGCAGTCAGCAGCTGGCCTCTGGGCCTGGCTATGACCTTCACTCCCAGCGTCACTGTGACACTGACCACCACAGGATTCCACAAGGTCATGTCCATCATGGCCACACTGAAGATCCCCTTCAGGAACGGAGAGTACAAAGTGGAGACCAACCAATTCAACCGTGGCGTGGCGTCCATCCGGGCACAGCCGCAG GGCTCAGTGAAACTCCACATGCAGAGATCTCCTCTCCGCTACGCCGACATGTACCCAGGATCCCACACTGACGAAGTGACTGGGTTTAATCAGATTCTGCTGGAGAAAACATGA